In Perca fluviatilis chromosome 11, GENO_Pfluv_1.0, whole genome shotgun sequence, the following proteins share a genomic window:
- the LOC120569001 gene encoding nucleoprotein TPR-like isoform X3 — protein sequence MAAVLLQVLERTELNKLPKGAQNKLEKFVTELQNANEALRTQHERFKADSEQQYFDIDKRLAESQEQILSATRDLQTLKEENKKLNEELSTLKGIEGETSEDKPAQQQTKAKYEIEAEKRELARMLEKRTQEVENLSEDVKRLNEKLTETSKVKMELQLKLDDVQSSEASVQHREKRMEQEKELQEKKIEWLTTQLKTKTEELLNTNREKGKEILELRGGLRNSKEQVTRLERQLTSLKQTSESQSKRAEDLNNKLKQSKDEQSSMEEKYRNELNAHIKLSTLYKGAATDMDTKNQELSRALEELSKMVKETGEANKALEKKVSEGEELKKRLEAELGEKVKKMEKELENATMKAAGKHCCVPSLSEEQLDTMCPSAAAIAAIVKPGMKFFDLYNAYAECQTHLQLEKQETRRVSRVLDEIVQEIESKAPVLKRQREEYESMQRSMASLCNKLEQARTEIYSLQKEKEEVKQRCDTMERDKMRIERQLEDTSAQVCSLLVDLEEARGKQVTKEDGSSANISSTSEVISPRQLSFRSVEELQRQNQSLLSRLRQLEEEKDRQQSQVTSARVSELEASVEKLEKEVEQLKEQGNQQKQLADSNARQRDMYKVLLTQSTGFSLPTQGSDSSSHPAHVRPSVPATRSTPQRAAAAESAQTAQAKAALKQLNDAFTLYKKEKAENDKMSNETNDRLQKQLTDLRSSHAKLTSQLEFSSKRYEMLQDTVSAYRREISALQDRNQKMAATAQRHEHIIHTMSQDLRQANEKLALEEVRVENLTKERDMLRQAESRLNREKEAMLAEQRNQNLLLTNLKTIQLTMERTETETRQQLNNKIEHLEAELSSMKTRLDQEVAQRHALGRTMDAQLLEAKKQLETQNTLQQKTRELLRSSEQQVAALKAQLASASSEAVTTPSNTANPATRAGGLRAPLRVRSPGPAASQQLSQSEQELAELKGLLRTAEEQNNELAEQLKNANATVEQYRAVVLTLEDSLKKEKESRSPLELRLKESQEVQKQLEKRILELEKMKQQEREERRKAVDAVEKQMYEVQRSLKTSQAEQQEALERATSAVTLEQKAIQESLLQTKLAGEAQAKYERELMLHAADVEALQELKKKTQQDAAQKRELEEQLSKISSLLQEKTAALNTVERQLKEDLSIKSRRCEELGKQNALLHQQMDEMATKGRLLQNQPQQLDLSFSEEGKTTEQILEILRFVRSEKEIAVARCDASDREALRYKQRVEHQDRQLKELEEALNSEREKMQATAKTLAQQEEQLKKMENIGALQETNRMLKMDRDKLEQELQQAQAKVTKLQSDISPLHHSLSQLSERNGSLQADKRILEEDLKRWKAKTQQLLSQQKDGDVEERQKLATEKEAQQKRITQLAEETAKLKTELARSSASSNSAQSQLQAFRDSVARLTSERDTLKKDLETKSTDILEKNKTITQVKKIGRRYKTQYEELKVQHDKLVEETAAKAGSEAGPSQEVQQELTKTQEERNKAREELNTLKAELQKKLEEAQKSQQEFEEHRKENQQTVEKLQETETRLQQNQNLLTQAQKDLQQTKTHSQQVQNQLKSAQSQAQARQNQIQQIQRELQQAKESLQQNLANQKELQQTQQSSQQSHNQEVSSIKTALSQAESKVTELQSQLDSLQKIIGEREADIKRLQEQLSEANQANEASRATQANQSQSSPSIQASDANVASDGNQALQEELAKLKQELSESKTREEQLRQQIAEKEEKTKKVFMGAKTKINQLNSAKEKLTQEIQEVKQSKEELEVRMNALKSQYEGRLLRLDRELRELRETQAQSDPREEPQDQSGAKVGDQTRSADQRQISLKSPAQDRGSSSLSDPPTANIRPTTSTPSPSNKPSPSPGNKATPRASIRPMVTPATVPIPTPTATVMPTTQTDSQEVLMSAGASVHSTSSSLVNTATSITQPTSTQATAFVQPTQQQAANQDAGPSVEAERPSTSSSVGGTGSKRGREDEEEESRPESSHTPPTTKKLRLKPTIALQMEGDEEIEGELRDEGERQDSPDDSQELPEDCYPTLAEDDEDIEEVSQSVPSDMMSSQGSAIVRDVIVIDTDSESRESKEGEEKQEDEGEEEEEEEEDEEEEEEGYKEEEEEDDEDEDDAGDSGIRGGEESNEESREAEEGAGEDEPSEASNAEDNVCGASSDSQRPSEPSHSNEGSSSATSESEPPRDPVHFPPTSSPSAPSPSSSSITPRLPHPRRPPHPLPPRLYIQPPAPELGPPHTQRQSSQLRRPSVGRGPQLTPGIGSMQHFFDDDDRMVPSTPTLVVPHRTDGFAEAIHSPQVAGLSTRFRFGPPEDLLPQTSASHSDLGQLASQGGLGMYESPLFLAAHDEDGGGRSVPTTPLQVAAPDSGDNMASQSVPMVTTSTGMASAADDGDEVFMEQEGDGPGIESSMESQTDMESTGQQSDDASLPSTSQDPDTSSGIHRRTVSSLISSLSGRGTRGGRVESRTLLTRRGTFSRGRGGAMGRGGIA from the exons CAAACCAAAGCCAAGTATGAGATTGaggcagagaagagagagctgGCGAGGATGCTGGAGAAGAGAACACAGGAGGTGGAAAACCTCAGTG aGGATGTGAAGCGTCTGAATGAAAAGCTGACAGAGACCAGCAAAGTGAAGATGGAGCTGCAGCTGAAACTGGATGATGTCCAATCATCTGAGGCTTCTGTACAG CACCGAGAGAAGCGAATGGAGCAGGAGAAAGAGTTACAGGAGAAGAAAATTGAGTGGTTAACTACACAACTGAAGACGAAAACTGAAGAACTGTTGAACACCAACAGAGAGAAAGGCAAAGAGATACTGGAACTACGGGGTGGTCTGAGGAACAGCAAGGAGCAG GTGACCAGGCTGGAAAGACAACTCACCTCTCTGAAGCAAACCAGTGAAAGTCAGAGTAAAAGAGCCGAAGACCTCAACAACAAACTGAAACAG TCTAAAGATGAGCAGAGTTCCATGGAGGAGAAATACCGCAATGAGCTCAACGCTCATATCAAGTTGTCAACCCTCTACAAG GGGGCAGCGACAGACATGGATACAAAGAATCAAGAACTGAGCAGAGCATTGGAAGAGCTCAGCAAAATGGTTAAAGAAACTGGGGAAG CCAATAAGGCTCTAGAAAAGAAGGTGTCGGAGGGAGAAGAACTGAAGAAGCGGCTTGAGGCAGAGCTTGGAGAGAAGGTCAAGAAAATGGAGAAAGAGCTGGAAAACGCCACAATGAAGGCTGCTGGCAAACACTGCT GTGTGCCCTCTCTGAGTGAGGAGCAGTTGGACACCATGTGTCCATCAGCAGCTGCCATCGCTGCCATTGTCAAGCCCGGCATGAAGTTCTTTGAT CTTTATAATGCGTATGCAGAATGTCAGACACACCTTCAGCTTGAGAAGCAGGAGACCAGGAGAGTGAGCAGAGTTCTGGATGAGATTGTACAGGAGATAGAGTCCAAGGCTCCTGTCCTCAAGCGTCAGCGAGAGGAGTACGAGAGCATGCAGAGATCCATGGCCTCTCTGTGCAACAAGCTGGAACAGGCTCGAACG GAGATCTACAGtttacagaaagagaaagaagaggtcAAGCAGCGCTGTGATACCATggagagagacaaaatgaggaTAGAGAGACAGCTAGAGGATACATCTgcacag GTGTGTTCTCTTCTGGTGGATCTGGAGGAAGCCAGAGGGAAGCAGGTGACCAAGGAAGACGGTAGCTCCGCCAACATTTCCAGCACCTCTGAGGTCATCAGTCCACGCCAGCTGTCCTTCCGCAGtgtggaggagctgcagagacAGAACCAAAGTCTGCTGAGCAGGCTGAGGCAGCTGGAGGaggaaaaagacagacagcagagccAAGTGACATCAGCACG TGTGTCAGAGTTGGAGGCTAGTGTGGAAAAGCTTGAGAAGGAGGTAGAGCAGCTGAAAGAGCAGGGGAACCAGCAGAAACAGCTGGCTGACTCCAACgccagacagagagacatgtaCAAGGTCTTGCTGACACAGAGCACCGGCTTCAGCCTGCCTACTCAAG GTTCGGATTCTTCATCCCACCCGGCACATGTTAGGCCTTCAGTCCCAGCTACTCGCTCTACTCCTCagagagctgctgctgctgagtcgGCACAGACTGCCCAGGCTAAAGCTGCTTTAAAACAG CTGAATGATGCCTTCACTCTATATAAGAAGGAGAAGGCAGAGAACGACAAGATGTCAAATGAGACAAACGACAGGCTACAGAAGCAGCTGACGGATCTTCGCTCCAGCCACGCCAAGCTGACCTCTCAGCTAGAGTTCAGCAGCAAGAG GTACGAGATGCTCCAGGACACCGTATCAGCCTACCGCAGAGAGATCTCTGCCCTGCAGGACAGGAACCAAAAAATGGCAGCAACGGCCCAACGACATGAGCACATCATTCACACAATGAGCCAGGACCTCCGACAGGCTAACGAAAAACTGGCCCTGGAAGAG GTGCGAGTGGAGAACTTGActaaagagagagacatgttGAGACAAGCAGAGAGTCGACTCAATCGAGAAAAGGAAGCCATGCTGGCTGAGCAACGTAACCAGAACCTGCTGCTCACCAATCTCAAGACTATACAG TTGACAATGGAGCGTACAGAGACGGAGACTCGCCAGCAGCTGAACAACAAGATAGAGCATCTGGAGGCAGAACTGTCTTCAATGAAGACCAGGCTGGACCAGGAAGTAGCACAGAGACATGCCCTTGGACGCACCATGGAC GCTCAGTTATTAGAAGCTAAAAAACAGCTGGAGACACAGAACACCTTGCAGCAGAAGACCAGGGAGTTGTTGCGCAGCTCTGAACAGCAGGTGGCAGCACTGAAAGCCCAGCTGGCTTCTGCTTCCTCTGAGGCTGTTACCACCCCCAGCAACACAGCCAACCCTGCTACCAGAGCTGGAGGCCTCAGGGCACCACTTAGAG TACGctctccagggcctgcagcctCCCAGCAGCTCAGCCAATCGGAGCAGGAGCTTGCAGAGTTGAAAGGTCTTCTGCGTACTGCTGAGGAACAAAACAACGAACTAGCAGAGCAGCTCAAGAATGCCAATGCTACTGTAGAGCAGTACAGGGCTGTGGTACTGACTCTGGAAGACAgtctgaagaaagaaaaggag TCTCGCTCCCCTCTTGAGCTCCGGCTGAAGGAGTCCCAGGAGGTGCAGAAGCAGCTGGAGAAGAGGATTTTAGAGTTGGAGAAAATgaagcagcaggagagagaagagaggagaaaggcTGTGGATGCAGTGGAAAAACAA ATGTATGAGGTGCAGCGCAGTCTGAAGACCAGCCAGGCAGAGCAACAGGAGGCACTGGAGAGAGCTACCTCTGCTGTTACACTGGAGCAGAAGGCCATACAGGAAAGCCTGCTGCAG ACTAAGCTAGCTGGAGAAGCACAGGCTAAGTATGAGCGGGAGCTCATGCTTCATGCTGCTGATGTAGAGGCCCTGCAGGAGCTGAAGAAAAAAACCCAGCAAGATGCAGCACAGAAGAGGGAGTTGGAGGAGCAACTGAGCAAAATCTCGTCCCTCCtgcaggagaagactgcagcttTGAACACCGTGGAGAGACAGCTGAAG GAGGATCTGTCTATTAAGAGTCGCCGCTGTGAGGAGCTGGGGAAGCAGAATGCTCTCCTGCATCAACAGATGGACGAAATGGCCACCAAGGGTCGTCTGCTGCAAAACCAGCCACAGCAGCTCGACCTGTCATTCAGTGAAGAGGGCAAAACCACTGAACAGATACTAGAAATACTCCG GTTTGTGCGGAGTGAAAAGGAGATTGCTGTGGCTCGGTGTGACGCGTCTGATAGAGAAGCTCTTCGCTACAAACAGCGAGTGGAGCACCAAGACAGACAACTGAAGGAGCTAGAGGAAGCTCTGAACTCTGAGCGGGAGAAAATGCAG GCTACAGCGAAGACTCTGGCCCAGCAGGAGGAACAGCTGAAGAAGATGGAAAATATCGGTGCTCTCCAAGAAACCAACAGGATGCTGAAAATGGACAGAGATAAACTGGAGCAAGAGTTGCAACAAGCTCAGGCTAAA GTTACAAAGCTCCAGTCAGACATCAGCCCACTACATCACTCTTTGTCTCAGCTGTCAGAGAGAAATGGCTCCCTGCAAGCCGATAAGAGGATACTGGAAGAAGACCTCAAACGCTGGAAGGCCAAAACACAG CAACTGCTTAGCCAACAGAAAGATGGCGATGTtgaggagagacagaaactCGCCACTGAGAAAGAAGCTCAGCAGAAACGCATCACACAGCTAGCTGAAGAGACAGCCAAGCTGAAGACTGAACTGgcaag ATCCAGTGCCAGCAGTAACTCCGCTCAGTCTCAGCTGCAAGCCTTCAGAGACTCCGTGGCCCGTCTGACGTCGGAGAGAGACACTCTGAAGAAAGACCTGGAAACAAAAAGCACAGACATTCTAGAGAAGAACAAGACCATCACCCAGGTCAAGAAGATTGGACGACGCTACAAGACCCAGTATGAGGAGCTCAAAGTCCAGCATGACAAG CTGGTTGAGGAAACGGCTGCTAAAGCAGGAAGTGAGGCAGGTCCAAGCCAGGAGGTGCAGCAGGAGCTGACTAAAACCCAGGAGGAGCGCAATAAGGCCAGAGAGGAGCTAAACACACTGAAAGCTGAATTGCAGAAAAAACTGGAGGAG GCCCAGAAGTCCCAGCAGGAGTTTGAGGAGCACAGGAAGGAAAACCAGCAGACCGTGGAAAAGTTGCAGGAG ACCGAGACTCGACTGCAGCAGAATCAGAACCTGCTGACCCAGGCTCAGAAAGACCTTCAGCAAACCAAGACCCACAGCCAGCAG GTACAGAACCAATTAAAATCGGCTCAGTCTCAAGCGCAGGCTCGTCAGAACCAGATTCAGCAGATCCAGAGGGAGCTCCAGCAGGCTAAAGAATCCCTTCAGCAGAACCTCGCTAATCAGAAAGAGCTGCAACAGACCCAACAAAGCAGCCAACAGAGCCACAACCAGGAAGTCAGCAGCATCAAGACTGCTCTCAGCCAAGCAGAGAGCAAG GTGACTGAGCTTCAGAGCCAACTGGACAGCCTGCAGAAG ATAATTGGTGAGCGTGAAGCAGATATTAAGCGTCTGCAGGAGCAGCTTTCTGAAGCCAACCAGGCTAATGAAGCTAGCCGAGCCACACAGGCCAACCAGAGCCAGAGTTCCCCGTCCATCCAAGCCAGTGATGCTAACGTTGCTAGTGATGGTAACCAGGCCCTACAAGAGGAGCTGGCTAAGCTCAAACAAGAG CTGTCTGAGAGCAAGACCAGAGAGGAGCAGCTCAGACAGCAGATAgctgaaaaagaggaaaagactAAGAAGGTCTTCATGGGGGCCAAGACCAAAATCAACCAACTAAACA GTGCTAAAGAGAAGCTCACTCAGGAGATACAAGAAGTGAAACAGAGTAAGGAGGAACTGGAGGTGAGAATGAACGCCCTAAAGTCTCAGTATGAAGGACGGCTTCTTCGGCTGGACAGAGAGCTGAGAGAACTGAGAGAGACGCAAGCACAGTCCGACCCCAGAGAGGAACCACAGGACCAGAGTGGGGCTAAG GTGGGTGATCAGACCAGATCTGCAGATCAGAGACAGATATCTTTGAAGAGTCCTGCCCAAGACAGGGGGAG CTCCAGCCTGTCTGACCCTCCCACTGCCAACATCCGCCCCACCACAAGTACTCCATCTCCTAGCAACAAGCCAAGCCCCTCCCCTGGTAACAAGGCCACGCCCCGTGCCAGCATCCGACCAATGGTTACCCCGGCAACTGTCCCCATCCCAACACCTACTGCCACGGTCATGCCTACCACACAGACTGACAGCCAAGAGG TGCTGATGAGTGCAGGAGCCTCTGTACACTCTACCAGCTCCAGTCTGGTGAACACGGCCACATCAATAACTCAGCCAACCAGCACTCAGGCCACCGCGTTTGTCCAGCCCACTCAGCAGCAGGCAGCCAATCAGGATGCAGGCCCCAGTGTGGAGGCGGAACGACCATCTACGTCCTCCTCTGTGGGTGGAACAG gttcAAAGCGAGGCAGAGAggacgaggaagaggagagcAGACCAGAGAGTTCACACACACCTCCAACCACAAAAAAACTACGACTTAAACCAACAATAGCACTACAG ATGGAAGGTGATGAGGAGATTGAAGGAGAGCTGAGGGATGAAGGAGAACGACAGGACTCACCAGATGACAGTCAG GAGCTTCCAGAGGATTGTTACCCCACTTTAGCTGAAGATGACGAAGACATCGAGGAAGTGTCCCAGTCTGTCCCCTCCGATATGATGTCCTCTCAGGGCTCCGCTATTGTTCGGGACGTCATCGTGATCGACACGGACAGCGAGAGCCGTGAGAGCAAAGAGGGGGAGGAGAAGCAGGAGGACGAAggtgaagaggaagaggaggaggaagaagacgaagaagaagaagaagagggg TataaggaagaagaagaagaggatgaTGAAGATGAGGATGATGCTGGTGACAGCGGGAtaaggggaggagaggagagtaaCGAGGAGAGCAGGGAGGCAGAAGAGGGAGCAGGGGAGGATGAGCCATCCGAAGCCTCCAACGCTGAGGACAATGTGTGTGGAGCCTCTTCAGACTCGCAGCGTCCCTCTGAGCCGTCACACAGCA ATGAAGGCAGCAGTAGCGCCACATCAGAGTCCGAGCCCCCCAGAGACCCTGTACACTTCCCCCCAACCTCCTCCCCCTCTGcaccctccccctcctcctcctccattacACCCCGCCTGCCCCACCCACGTAGGCCCCCACACCCCCTCCCACCACGGCTCTACATCCAACCTCCAGCTCCGGAGCTgggacccccacacacacag AGACAGTCCTCTCAGCTGCGCAGACCATCAGTAGGACGCGGACCTCAACTAACCCCTGGAATAGGCAGTATG cAACATTTCTTCGATGATGACGACCGAATGGTTCCCAGTACTCCCACTCTGGTAGTCCCACACCGCACTGATGGCTTTGCTGAAGCTATACA TTCTCCTCAGGTAGCAGGTCTGTCCACCAGGTTCAGGTTTGGGCCTCCAGAAGACCTGCTGCCTCAGACATCCGCCTCACACTCTGACCTGGGACAGCTTGCCTCTCAAggag GTCTGGGGATGTACGAGTCTCCTCTCTTCCTGGCTGCTCATGATGAAGACGGAGGAGGAAGGAGTGTCCCCACCACGCCTTTACAAGTGGCCGCACCAG ACAGTGGTGACAACATGGCATCCCAGTCGGTTCCCATGGTAACCACCTCCACCGGTATGGCTTCTGCTGCAGATGATGGAGATGAAGTCTTCATGGAGCAGGAAGGAGATGG TCCTGGTATTGAATCCTCTATGGAGAGCCAGACAGACATGGAGTCAACAGGACAGCAGAGTGATGATGCATCACTGCCATCTACCAGCCAAGACCCTG ACACCAGCAGTGGTATTCATCGGCGCACAGTGAGCAGTCTGATCAGCAGCCTGTCAGGCAGAGGAACCAGAGGAGGGAGAGTCGAGTCCAGGACGTTACTCACCCGCAGAG GTACTTTCTCTCGTGGAAGGGGAGGAGCCATGGGCAGAGGGGGCATCGCCTAA